From Nymphaea colorata isolate Beijing-Zhang1983 chromosome 6, ASM883128v2, whole genome shotgun sequence, a single genomic window includes:
- the LOC116256565 gene encoding aquaporin PIP1-2, producing MEGKEEDVRLGANKFSERQPIGTAAQCQDKDYTEPPAAPLFEPEEIKSWSFWRAGIAEFMATFLFLYITILTVMGVNRSSKNLCATVGIQGIAWAFGGMIFALVYCTAGISGGHINPAVTFGMLLARKLSLTRALFYMVMQCLGAICGAGVVKGYQRTFYETNGGGANVVNPGYTKGDGLGAEIVGTFVLVYTVFSATDAKRSARDSHVPILAPLPIGFAVFLVHLATIPITGTGINPARSLGAAIIYNKAHAWHDHWIFWVGPFVGAGLAALYHQIVIRAIPFKSRP from the exons AtggaggggaaggaggaagatgTGAGACTTGGAGCCAACAAGTTCTCTGAGAGACAGCCGATAGGGACGGCAGCACAGTGCCAGGACAAGGACTATACGGAGCCGCCGGCTGCTCCGCTGTTCGAGCCGGAGGAAATCAAGTCGTGGTCTTTCTGGAGGGCGGGGATAGCAGAGTTCATGGCcactttcctcttcctctacatcACCATCCTTACAGTCATGGGAGTGAATAGGTCTTCCAAAAATCTGTGCGCCACCGTTGGCATCCAGGGCATCGCTTGGGCCTTCGGTGGTATGATCTTCGCCCTCGTCTACTGCACCGCCGGTATCTCTG GTGGACACATAAACCCTGCTGTGACCTTCGGGATGCTACTGGCGAGGAAGCTGTCCCTGACGAGGGCGCTCTTCTACATGGTGATGCAGTGCCTGGGAGCCATCTGCGGCGCTGGCGTCGTCAAGGGCTACCAGAGGACATTCTACGAGACCAACGGCGGAGGTGCCAACGTTGTCAACCCTGGGTACACCAAGGGAGACGGCCTCGGCGCGGAGATTGTCGGCACCTTCGTCCTCGTTTACACAGTCTTCTCCGCCACCGATGCTAAGAGAAGCGCCAGGGACTCGCATGTCCCC ATCTTGGCTCCCCTGCCCATTGGGTTTGCTGTCTTCCTTGTGCACTTGGCCACCATCCCCATCACTGGAACCGGCATCAACCCGGCTAGGAGTCTAGGAGCTGCAATCATCTACAACAAGGCTCACGCTTGGCATGACCAT TGGATTTTCTGGGTAGGTCCCTTCGTTGGAGCTGGACTTGCTGCCCTGTACCACCAGATCGTGATAAGGGCTATTCCTTTCAAATCTAGGCCATGA